The DNA region AATTAATCATcagtcaaaaaaaaaattatcaactCAAGTTGTCCAGATTTCGTTCGATTAATTTCCATTGACTCTAAGGGATTTCAAACCCGATATTAGATGAATACTAGAACTATTTTTTAACCACTGAACCAAACCCTCTAGAATTAAACAAATTTGCTACGATGAATGAGAAGAGGACTTGGACAaatgattttcaaaaaaattaaattcaaaagaaaaaaaggaaattaagaAAGAATCGGTCAAAGAATCTGCAAGGGCAGAACTCGTAATTTTCTTACATGGAGAAGGACAATACTGTCCTGAGAAAGCCTTCCATCCTTGCCCTTTTCCCAAGTTACCCaccctttctctctcctccctcCTTCCGCTGAACCCCCGAAGATTCTCTCTCCTCCCCAAATTCTATAGGAAAACCCTAATCGGCGACTCGCCGGATTGCGTCGAGAGCTCGGTCGACGATTAGGATCACAGTGACGCTGTAATGGGGACCCCGGAAACCTCTCGTGAGCCCTGCCCTGACCGGATCCTCGACGACATCGGTGGCGCTTTCGGCATGGGGGCCGTCGGCGGTTCCGCCTTCCACTTCATCAAGGGCTCCTACAACTCCCCCAGTGGTGCGCGTCTCGCCGGCGGAACCCAGGCCGTGCGCATGAACGCTCCCCGGGTTGGTGGCAGCTTCGCAGTGTGGGGAGGCCTCTTCTCCGCCTTCGACTGCACCATGGTCTACGTCCGCCAGAAGGAGGATCCCTGGAACTCGATATTCGCCGGCGCCGCCACCGGAGGCTTCCTCCAGATGCGCCAAGGGCTTGGCGCGTCGGCTCGATCAGCTCTCTTTGGTGGTGTCCTCCTGGGCCTGATCGAAGGTGCGGGGATCATGCTGAATAAGTTCATGAGCCCGCCGCCTCCTCCTCCCTTAATAATGGAGGAGCCCGGGGCATACCCTCCGGGGCAGTTTCCAGGTCAAATCCCATCACAGCAGATTCCTTCGATTTCAAGTTCGAGCTCTAGTTCGGATACTGGTTCAGGTTCAAGCTCATGGTTCGGGGGTTGGTTCGGCGGAGGGAAGAAGGAGGAGGCGCCAAGCAGCGGAGCAAAGAGCGA from Punica granatum isolate Tunisia-2019 chromosome 3, ASM765513v2, whole genome shotgun sequence includes:
- the LOC116199616 gene encoding mitochondrial import inner membrane translocase subunit TIM17-2-like, with protein sequence MGTPETSREPCPDRILDDIGGAFGMGAVGGSAFHFIKGSYNSPSGARLAGGTQAVRMNAPRVGGSFAVWGGLFSAFDCTMVYVRQKEDPWNSIFAGAATGGFLQMRQGLGASARSALFGGVLLGLIEGAGIMLNKFMSPPPPPPLIMEEPGAYPPGQFPGQIPSQQIPSISSSSSSSDTGSGSSSWFGGWFGGGKKEEAPSSGAKSEVLESYDTPMPSFEYK